From a single Mycolicibacterium moriokaense genomic region:
- a CDS encoding Lsr2 family DNA-binding protein → MARTTLATTELDQAAGAPEPNTAEVRSWARAAGLPVPDRGRLRPDICRAWHEANDPR, encoded by the coding sequence ATCGCCCGAACAACGCTCGCCACCACCGAACTCGATCAAGCGGCCGGAGCTCCGGAACCGAACACCGCCGAGGTCCGTTCTTGGGCCCGCGCCGCCGGACTCCCGGTACCGGATCGTGGGCGACTTCGCCCCGACATCTGTCGGGCATGGCACGAAGCCAACGACCCGCGCTGA
- a CDS encoding DUF4194 domain-containing protein, whose protein sequence is MTTEADIDFSSLPQVDQQTARPPGVRRPRFDGDVSELPDRACWALQHLLTRRYLSAEADADVYSWVLEYRKELAVRLSELDLILRIVDGTDIAFVEQARYESARGIKLLRREPLGTYDSILALHLAQMMRAAGGQTVLISREEMHNLFSGVLNDTDRDAVTFAARIDGAIARLTGLEILRKSRDDEDSYTISPVITAIMTASVITELQQQFEQLLNGGTPAAEDETDLDD, encoded by the coding sequence ATGACCACCGAAGCCGACATCGACTTCTCCTCGCTCCCCCAGGTCGACCAACAGACCGCCCGCCCGCCGGGTGTACGCCGACCCCGCTTCGACGGCGACGTCTCCGAACTCCCCGACCGCGCCTGCTGGGCCCTGCAGCACCTGCTCACCCGCCGCTATCTCAGCGCCGAGGCCGACGCCGACGTCTACAGCTGGGTCCTCGAGTACCGCAAGGAACTGGCCGTCCGACTCTCCGAACTCGACCTGATCCTGCGCATCGTCGACGGCACCGACATCGCCTTCGTCGAGCAGGCCCGCTACGAATCCGCCAGGGGCATCAAGCTTTTGCGCCGCGAACCGCTCGGCACCTACGACTCCATCCTCGCCCTGCACCTTGCCCAGATGATGCGCGCCGCCGGCGGGCAGACCGTCCTGATCAGCCGCGAGGAGATGCACAACCTGTTCTCCGGCGTCCTCAACGACACCGACCGCGACGCCGTCACCTTCGCCGCCCGCATCGACGGCGCCATCGCCCGGCTCACCGGCCTGGAGATCCTGCGCAAGAGCCGCGACGACGAGGACAGCTACACCATCTCCCCCGTCATCACCGCCATCATGACCGCCTCGGTCATCACCGAACTGCAGCAGCAGTTCGAACAGCTCCTCAACGGCGGGACCCCAGCAGCAGAAGACGAGACCGACCTTGACGACTGA
- a CDS encoding ATP-binding protein: MTTEQFHLSRLQVINWGVFDGYHSIPFSAGGALIAGASGSGKSSLLDAISLGFLPFNRRNFNASGDNTAAGSSAGRRTVDKYVRGAWGQRSDGGTSRVMYLRGEGTAWSAVAVTYTSDTGRTVTGLVLKWLTGESRNDSSSRFVLGDGDLDIEDVCNRWAAGRFDAKVFNDDWRFTTKVESQYLAQLYATIGIRASDAAQQLLGKAKSLKSVGGLEQFVREFMLDEPDSLARLPEALKQIDPLVEARELLAVAQKKRKILGDIEAIQQRYTSESSDLGIIDLVDAPMVRAFTDHVRLAQCPTQIETLDSTIAQLENEYEDVTRSLNLAKAEADSLNAQISGSSANIAPLQSQVTAAETEAEQVERRRAAYDDMLAAQDIESPDTADEFWNLREELLAEATELLAKVERNREASTDAEYAQKAARIARDDAAKELKRVEHVGSALPEFALAMRDHISAALKVAPSELPYIAELLDLKPDQTRWRTAVEKVLRGVGLRLLVPDQHWEKVLRFVNDTDMRGRLQLHHVRTKMLGAEPVAPEPNTLAGKLFAVDPKHPCAAEAVDLITHAGDHVCVDTPDVFARYRRAVTDTGLYKDSDRLAVKDDRRAVKQSEYLYQGDVTAKINALTLELAAAEETYQKARRVADDIAAQRQHWRDRAAACRAICEQFPQWSQIDTETADGHAERLREQYELLLADNPDLDALNARADECWSQIQKFMTRRGAIQTRRDTLDERRTRLLDLAERLSPPFVSEPLTELLQRYSASLPMSLELLDPEPYRDALFTAIKKEREQLRESRRRSYDELARILNTFDTSFPDAIPNDSEDFDERVHDYVALCKHIDERELPEAYERMMRLVTEQAPDAILTLHRVAEQEARRIAEQIDRVNNGLGAVEFNRGTRLTLRATPRNLAAVDELTEIVRSISRRIAEVGLGDKQAILDQYADILRLRNRLASTAPEDKAWTRDALDVRNRFMFDCAEWDVATDELIRTHSNAGDNSGGEQEKLMAFCLAGALSFNLASPDSDDNTPVFAQLMLDEAFSKSDPQFAQQALSAFRKFGFQLVIVATVQNATTIQPYIDSVVMVSKTEATGRNARPVATVATRTISEFSSLRQEMRKSAKVPVSV, from the coding sequence TTGACGACTGAACAGTTCCACCTGTCCCGCCTGCAGGTCATCAACTGGGGTGTGTTCGACGGCTACCACTCCATCCCGTTCAGCGCGGGCGGCGCCCTCATCGCAGGCGCCTCCGGCAGCGGCAAATCCTCACTGCTGGACGCCATTTCGCTCGGCTTCCTGCCGTTCAACCGTCGCAACTTCAACGCCTCCGGCGACAACACCGCCGCCGGATCCAGCGCCGGCCGCCGCACCGTCGACAAGTATGTCCGCGGCGCCTGGGGCCAGCGCAGCGACGGCGGCACCAGCCGCGTCATGTACCTGCGCGGCGAGGGCACCGCCTGGTCGGCCGTCGCCGTCACCTACACCAGCGATACCGGCCGCACCGTCACCGGCCTGGTGCTCAAGTGGCTGACCGGCGAATCCCGCAACGACTCCTCCAGCCGCTTCGTCCTCGGCGACGGCGACCTCGACATCGAGGACGTCTGCAACCGCTGGGCCGCCGGCCGCTTCGACGCGAAAGTCTTCAACGACGACTGGCGCTTCACCACCAAGGTCGAATCGCAGTACCTCGCGCAGCTGTACGCCACGATCGGAATCCGCGCCTCCGACGCCGCCCAGCAGCTGCTCGGCAAGGCCAAATCGCTGAAAAGCGTTGGCGGACTGGAACAGTTCGTCCGCGAGTTCATGCTCGACGAACCTGACAGCCTCGCCCGGCTGCCCGAGGCGCTCAAGCAGATCGACCCCCTCGTCGAGGCCCGCGAACTGCTGGCCGTCGCGCAGAAGAAGCGCAAGATCCTCGGCGACATCGAGGCCATCCAGCAGCGCTACACCTCCGAGTCCTCCGACCTCGGCATCATCGACCTCGTCGACGCGCCGATGGTGCGCGCGTTCACCGACCACGTCCGCCTCGCCCAGTGCCCGACGCAGATCGAGACGCTCGACAGCACCATCGCGCAGCTGGAGAACGAGTACGAGGACGTCACCCGCAGCCTGAATCTCGCCAAGGCCGAAGCTGATTCGCTCAACGCACAGATCAGCGGATCCAGCGCGAACATCGCCCCGCTGCAGTCGCAGGTGACCGCCGCCGAGACCGAGGCCGAGCAGGTGGAGCGCCGTCGCGCCGCCTACGACGACATGCTCGCCGCCCAGGACATCGAGTCCCCCGACACCGCCGACGAGTTCTGGAACCTGCGCGAGGAACTGCTCGCCGAGGCCACCGAACTACTCGCTAAGGTCGAACGCAACCGCGAGGCGTCCACCGACGCGGAGTACGCGCAGAAGGCCGCCCGCATCGCCCGCGACGACGCCGCCAAGGAACTCAAACGCGTCGAGCACGTCGGCTCCGCGCTGCCGGAGTTCGCGCTCGCGATGCGCGACCACATCAGCGCGGCCCTCAAAGTCGCGCCCTCCGAGCTGCCCTACATCGCCGAACTGCTCGACCTCAAACCCGACCAGACCCGCTGGCGCACCGCCGTCGAGAAGGTCCTACGAGGCGTCGGCCTGCGGCTGCTCGTCCCCGACCAGCACTGGGAGAAGGTGCTGCGGTTCGTCAACGACACCGACATGCGCGGCCGTCTGCAGCTGCACCACGTGCGGACGAAGATGCTCGGCGCCGAACCCGTCGCCCCCGAACCGAACACGTTGGCGGGCAAGCTGTTCGCCGTCGACCCCAAGCATCCGTGCGCGGCCGAGGCTGTCGACCTCATCACCCACGCCGGTGACCACGTCTGCGTCGACACCCCCGACGTGTTCGCCCGCTACCGCCGCGCCGTCACCGACACCGGCCTGTACAAGGACTCCGACCGGCTCGCGGTCAAGGACGACCGGCGGGCGGTCAAGCAGTCCGAGTACCTGTACCAGGGCGACGTCACCGCCAAGATCAACGCGCTGACGCTGGAGCTCGCCGCCGCCGAGGAGACCTACCAGAAGGCCCGCCGCGTCGCCGACGACATCGCCGCCCAGCGCCAGCATTGGCGCGACCGCGCCGCAGCGTGCAGGGCGATCTGCGAGCAGTTCCCGCAGTGGAGCCAGATCGACACCGAAACCGCCGACGGGCACGCCGAGCGCCTGCGCGAACAGTACGAACTGCTGCTGGCCGACAACCCCGACCTCGACGCGCTCAATGCCCGCGCCGACGAATGCTGGTCGCAGATCCAGAAATTCATGACGCGACGCGGCGCGATCCAGACCCGCCGCGACACCCTCGACGAGCGCCGCACCCGGCTGCTGGACCTGGCCGAGCGGCTGTCCCCGCCGTTCGTGTCCGAGCCGCTGACCGAACTGCTGCAGCGCTACTCCGCCTCGCTACCGATGTCGCTGGAGCTGCTCGACCCCGAACCGTACCGCGATGCGCTGTTCACCGCGATCAAGAAGGAACGCGAGCAGCTGCGGGAGAGCCGGCGCCGGTCGTACGACGAGTTGGCACGCATCCTGAATACGTTCGACACGTCGTTCCCCGACGCGATCCCCAACGACAGCGAGGACTTCGACGAGCGGGTGCACGACTACGTGGCGCTGTGTAAGCACATCGACGAGCGTGAGCTGCCCGAGGCCTACGAGCGGATGATGCGACTGGTCACCGAGCAGGCCCCGGACGCGATCCTCACGCTGCACCGCGTCGCCGAGCAGGAGGCGCGGCGCATCGCCGAGCAGATCGACCGGGTCAACAACGGCCTCGGCGCGGTCGAGTTCAACCGCGGCACCAGGCTGACGCTGCGTGCCACCCCGCGCAACCTGGCGGCTGTCGACGAACTCACCGAGATCGTGCGGTCGATCTCGCGGCGCATCGCCGAGGTGGGGCTGGGCGACAAGCAGGCGATCCTCGACCAGTACGCCGACATCCTGCGGCTGCGCAACCGGCTGGCGTCCACCGCGCCGGAGGACAAGGCGTGGACGCGCGACGCGCTGGATGTGCGCAACCGGTTCATGTTCGACTGCGCGGAGTGGGACGTCGCCACCGACGAGCTGATCCGCACGCACAGCAACGCCGGCGACAACTCCGGCGGCGAGCAGGAGAAGCTGATGGCGTTCTGCCTCGCCGGTGCGCTGAGCTTCAACCTGGCCAGCCCCGACAGCGACGACAACACGCCGGTGTTCGCGCAGCTGATGCTCGACGAGGCGTTCTCCAAGTCCGACCCGCAGTTCGCGCAACAGGCGCTGTCGGCGTTCCGCAAGTTCGGCTTCCAGTTGGTGATCGTGGCGACGGTGCAGAACGCGACGACGATCCAGCCCTACATCGACAGCGTGGTGATGGTGTCGAAGACGGAGGCGACGGGTCGCAACGCCCGTCCGGTGGCGACGGTCGCGACCCGAACGATCTCCGAGTTCAGCTCGCTGCGGCAGGAGATGCGGAAGAGCGCGAAGGTGCCGGTCAGCGTCTGA
- a CDS encoding type II toxin-antitoxin system Phd/YefM family antitoxin, translating to MARTIPQRELRNENAKLMDAVSAGETFVVTRNGEPVAELRPVQLVRKTFISRDDLAHMAGARVRIDPDRFRRDLDDAIDQGL from the coding sequence ATGGCCCGGACCATTCCGCAGCGAGAGCTTCGCAACGAGAACGCCAAGCTCATGGATGCGGTGTCGGCAGGCGAGACCTTCGTGGTCACCCGCAACGGGGAACCAGTCGCAGAACTTCGTCCCGTGCAGTTAGTCCGGAAGACATTCATCAGCCGCGACGACCTGGCACACATGGCCGGCGCGAGGGTCCGGATCGACCCTGACCGCTTTCGCCGGGACCTCGACGACGCCATCGACCAGGGTTTGTAG